AAATTCGAATTGGACGAATCTGGCTGACTTCGTAATAATTTGTGACCTCGTTTTTAAACTTATCTAGATTGGAAACGACTTCATCTTTTTTGGATAACCAAACCACATAAGAACCGCCGATTAAAAAAGAAGTGACCGAAATCGTTACAATGATCGCATAACGTAAAATTTTTCTCCAATGATTTTTTGAAAAATGGAGAATCTTTATAAAACTTTTTTGGATTGGATTGAACACTTTCTCATTACCGGATGTCATCGTTTCCTCTTATTATCCATTTGGATCTTAGAGAAAGACAATAGAAACGATACGATCTTTGTAAAGTATTAGAAATCTTTTCCGTTTAATTTTGAAGCGGATCAAAAGACTATTTAAAGTAAAAAACTCGTCCTAAATCGGAACAGAGTTGGTCCTAGCAAGATGAATTGTTGAATTTACACATTTGATAAAACAAAGTAAAACTTGGGGAATGCAGATCAAAGTTATCCTATAACTAGTTTAACCTTGTATGTAAAATAAGACTCTAACGAACCTTCCATTTTAAATATACCTTGTGTTATTAGGACTCGCAGGCGATATTCCCAAAATCTGTCTTGTATCAGTTGTTCGTAATTACCTAGGGCTGTTCCAATCAATCGAATCGCATCACAAAAAGAGTTTTGAGCATCTAATTTTTTTGCACATTCGATTATAAATGAATCCAAATGATTTTCTTCGGCTGAAACGACTCGATCTCCTTTCCGAATTCGAAGTAAATTTGTACTGTTTAAAAACGTTTCCCATTCTTTTTTTAAATCTGTTTTTTCAAGATCCGTTAAAAATGGAATTTCTTTTGACTTTTCGTAAATTTTTGAAATTTCTTCAAGTGATAATTGTCCCGTTCTGAAAACTTCGTATTCTTTATGGAACAATTCTTTGTAAACTTTCGAAGCGTGAATGACGCGGATTTGGTTTTGTCCTTCTAATAATGAAAGTATAAAACAAAATCCAAGATGATCCCCTGCACAATCTCCTTTCCATATAGTCATTGGTAAATCTTTAGGAATAGAATCGATTTCTTTCAAACATTGCGTAAAGTCTGAAAAATAATCTTCTTCCTTATAATAATCGGAACTTATATTTTTAAAAAGCCATTGTTGTCTCTTTTGTTGCCCAACTTCCGTATTGATTTGATAAATAGGACCTATGGAAAGATCATCCCAACAAAATGTGGTTACTTTCTGATTGAGTCGTTTTAAATCGTAGGTAGTTGTTTCGGAAAAAGAAATTTGAATTTCTGAATATTCTGTTTTTTTCATGTTTTAGGGGTGAGTCATTGTATTATAAGAGTTAGAAGGGAATTTTTACGCACTGATCTGAGCTGCATAATAAAGTATCCAATCCGATAGTCTACACTAAATAATGCGAATTCTGCGTAAGAAAGTTTAGGCGAATCCGGCTTTGCAGGACCGTGCTTTTGGCTCCAGTCAATAAATTTCATAAAAGAAACCTAATACAATATCTCGTCTTTTATTTGAGAGAACGTTCTGCTAAAGTTCCCTCGTATCGATTTCGCGTCCAGAGGATAGAAGCTACTAAACCTTTCCTATTTCTGGTCTCAAAAATGTGGGAACTCATACAAATCGTGGATTTACCAGTAGTTCCACACTTGAATACGATAAGTTATAAACTTCTATTTTTTAAATTGTGGTAGTTCCTACAGATTACGTCTCTTTTTATCTTTTTTGCGATTTTAAATCATACTTTTCCGAACGAAATTTTGCAGTAGTTCCTACATTTAAAGAATCGATCTACAAAGTCCAGATCCCAACTTTTTCAAAATTATAGTTGTTGAAAAAAATTCCATAGTGGCGTTTAACAAAACTATTTCAATTGCTCGTTTCCATGAAATAGAAACAGATCAAGAATTCATTTTTCAACAACTTTATTCTAGATTGGCTTCAATTTGTCCTTTCTCTCCTTTTAAAGAAGAGAAAGAACCCTTCCAAAATGCAGTTATGGAAGAATTCGAAAATGGTTTCAATCCACTCTCCTTTTAAAGAAGAGAAAGAACTGGTGACAAAGTATTTTCCGGATGAGCAAGATAGGTTTCAATCCACTCTCCTTTTAAAGAAGAGAAAGAACAGCGGCTTGATAGGTAGAAAAATTATATATTATAAAAGCTTTATTGGCTTTTATAGACATAATAATTGCGAACCTACTTTTGCCATGCTGAACAAATACTAAGCGAAACCGTTCAATCGCCAAACAGAGAATCAATACAAGGGTGCGAAAGGTTCGTGATTGATCGGGAGAAACAGGTTCGCAGAAGCGTTTTCATTATAAATGATCGGCTTTTAAAAATCTATAATATAGTTAAAGAAAGAATAGAATTAGAAATTTATAACTATCTAAAGAGACGTAATTATGAAAACCACTGTGTTTCGTATTTTGAATTATAGAGTTGTTGGAAAATTAATTCTTGATCTGATTGGAATGGACAATTGAAGCAATTTTACGAATCGCCACTATGGAATTTTTCAACAACTCTATTAAATATCTAAAATATAGAAAAGTTTTACTTACTTTTCTTCAGAATGGTAAAATTGACCCTTCTATTTTTTTTACGTGCTTCTTCGGAATCATTTTTACTCAAAGGAACGCTGTCCCCAAAACCTTTGGTTTGGATTCTTGCCTTAGAAATAGAATGTTTTTGAAAAAGATATTCTGCGACCGCCGCCGCTCTTTTTTCGGAAAGAATTAGATTATCCTTTTTTTTACCAACGTTGTCAGTATGACCTTCTATCTGAATTTCAATATCTGGATTTTCCTTTACGATTTCCGCGAGACGATCCAGTTCTGGAGCGGATTCCGGGGCGATCTGAAAACTCTTGGATTCAAAAAATAAATTATTGATTTGAATGGAACCTCTATCCCGGATCGGAGGAAGTTGTAAAATTACTTCCACTTTTTCGGAGAATTTCTTTTTAGAGGTTAGATTCAAATTTTGTGATACTGGCAGATAACCTTTTTTTTGGGCGTAAAAACCGTAATTTTCACCGAAGGGGAGAATGATCGAAAAATTACCGTTAGACGGATCGCTTTTGGCACTACCGATCTTCTCGTGAGACTTTAAAGATTCATAATGTATGTCAGCGGAAAGAGGATTACCATCCGTATCTAAAACCTTACCGTTTACAACCACAACCTTTTCGGGACGCATTTCTTTAGGAAGATAAGCCATAAACAATCGGCCGTCTTTGCTGATATAAGCCCAGTCGCTATTTGCGGGAATGGAAAAGAAATTCACACCTTTTAGATTTTCGGAGACTTCCACAGGTTTGGTCCACTGATCCCAACCTTCTCCGATTCTTTTTGTCATATAAATAGAAAGTCCCTTATGACCGTCGCTGGAAAAATAAAGGGTTCTATCATCGCTTGCTAAAAAAGGAGCCATCTCTTCATGAGTTGTGTTGATCACTTCTCCTAAGTTTGTTCCTAAAGGAAAAGATCCGTCGTTTAACATTTTGCTGACATAAAGATCCAATCTTCCTTTAGAGTCCTTGTGTTGAGAAGAATAGATTAAAATTCTCCCGGAAGAAGAAAGAGTGGATCCACCGAAAATTTCTTGGCTTGAATCGTTTCTTTTTCTATAAAGATTATAAAAATCAGGAAATTTTAATATACTCGGTTTAGACCAGGAATCTTTTTCTCTAAAACTTTTATAAAGAGGAACCCTGCTTGAAATTTGTTTCGTTTTTTCGTCATATTCCGCTCTCAGTTCTTCTATTTTTTTTCTATATTCGTTTGAATTTTTAGAAGAACGAGCGGCCAAGTCAACCTTCGTTTCGAAATTTTTACTGAGTTCGTCTAAAAGTTCTTTTTCGCCAAACGTCCCAAAGACGAAAAGTTCGTTACCGCCAGGGAGTGCAGAGATAACAGCGGAAGGCATTTCATTATTTAAAGGAGCGCTCATCTCCTTGCCATCTTCCCAAAGACCCTTTTCGTCTAGTTTAGAATACCAAATCTTTTGAGTTCCGGATTTACCTCGTTTGACATAAGCGGTCCAAAAAAGATATTTACCGTCCGGAGAAACTGTGGGATTGAATGCAAAAATATTATGATTTACGTAATCAGGAATTTTTTTGATCGTCCAAGGTTTGATTTCTTTAGAATCCAAAAAGGGATAAATTCCATAACGTATAGGGTTGCAGGTCGAACCTTTCATACTGCATAAAATTCTTACGGTCTTGTCGTTAAGTAGAGAAAGTTCGGAAGTGATTTCGTTGGACTCGATGGGGACGTATGCGTTTTCAGAATTGAGTAATTTTCCGAACTGAAGAATTTTTCCAGTTAATAATTTATAGCCAATCTCTAGTTTGAATGTTTCGTTATGAGAAACGTTTTTTAATTTTTCTCTTTGTGATGCGAGTTGAGTAAAATTCTCTTTAGGAATCCAAGAAGCGGAGTCACTTAGTTTTTTTGAGGAAGAATTTTTATCCTCAGACTGAAGACCGGAGAAAAGCAAAAGGCTTAAGATCAAGGTCAGCAGAGTTTGTAAGATACGCATACGTTTTCAACTTCGGTAGAATTTCAAAAGTACTTAATTCTACTTTTTATTGGCAAAAAACCCTATTTTGAAAATCATGGTCATCAGGCAGGTATCCTAAATGATCAGCACTTCCGGATTGACTCTAAACTTTGGTAAAAAGATACTTTTTGAGAATGTTACCGTAAAGTTTAAGGAAAATTGCAGATACGGATTGATCGGAGCAAACGGTTCTGGTAAATCCACGTTTATGAAAATTCTCGCTGGAATGGAACAAGCGGCGAGCGGTTCTATTTCTATAGACGCGGGTTTAAAACTAGGATACTTAAAACAAGATCACTACGAGTATGAAAACGAAACCGTTTTGAATACGGTCATCATGGGAGACAAAGAACTTTGGGAAGTTTCTCAAGAAAGAGATGCGATCTATTCTAAACCTGAGATGTCCGATGAAGATGGAATCAGAGTTTCCGAGTTAGAAGAAAAATACGGAGAACTAGGCGGATACGAAGCGGAAAGTACCGCAGGGGAATTGTTAGAAGGATTAGGAATTCCTACATCAAGTCATACTCAAACTCTCGCATATTTAACGGGAGGATTTAAACTCAGGGTTCTTTTGGCTCAGGTATTATTTCAAAAACCGGATATACTTCTTTTGGACGAACCTACCAACCACTTGGATATTAAGACCATTCATTGGTTAGAGGAGTTTTTAACCAACTATCGCGGAGTAGTGATCGTAATTTCTCACGACCGTCACTTTATCAATTCGATAGCGACTCATATTGCGGATTTAGATTATCAATCATTGACAGTTTATCCGGGCAACTACGATGACTTTATGGAAGCTTCCACGATGGCCCGCGAACGTTTGTTAGACGAAAACAAACGTAAGAAAGAAAAGATCGCCGAACTACAAGATTTCGTAAATCGATTTAGTGCAAACGCGAGTAAGTCTAAACAAGCTACTTCCAGACAAAAACAGATAGAAAAAATCAAGTTAGACGACGTTAAACCCTCTTCCAGGGTTTCACCTTATATTCGTTTTAAGATGAAAAAGACACTCGGAAAGGACGTGATCCTAGCAGAAAATATTTCCAAGTCTTATGATAGACCCATTTTCAAGGATTTTACGATCAACATTACTAAAGGTGAGAAGATTGCAATCATTGGAACTAACGGCGTCGGAAAGACCACTCTTTTAAAAACGTTGATGAAACAGATTGAACCGGATACAGGAAAGGTGGCGATGGGAGATTCGGTCACTTCTTCCATTTTTCCACAGGATCATAGAGAAGGTATATTAGAAGATGCTGATACACTTGTGGACTGGCTTTACAGATACGCCGATCCAGGAACCGAGATGGAGGAAATCAGGGCGATATTAGGAAGAATGTTGTTCAGTGGGGATATGGCCAAAAAACCAACGAATGTACTTTCTGGAGGAGAAAAATCCAGACTGATCATCGGAAGGATGATCATTTCCGGAGATAACCTTTTGGCCCTGGACGAACCTACAAACCATTTGGATTTGGAGACGATAGAAGCTCTGAACTATGCGCTTTCCATATTTGAAGGAACTGTAATATTCGTTTCTCATGATAGAGAATTCGTGTCTTCACTCGCGACCCGTGTGATCGAGGTTTCCACTGAAGGAATCCGTGATTTTAAAGGAACTTATGAAGACTTTTTAGAAAGAGAAGGGGCTGAGTTTTATAAACGTTTATCCGGTGGTCCCGTTTTAGCTGAGACTTAAGAATCTGTCCCAAAACTGTCGAACTACCTAAAACGCTTTCGTAAAAAGCGTTTTGCTGAGTTTCAACGCTTTCGTAAAAAGCGTTTTGCTTTAGTTTCAATGCTTTCGTAAAAAGCGTTTTATATTAAAACAAAGACGATATTTTATATTACGTTTTCTACATGCAATTTATTGACCAGGCTAAGGAGCCCGGTCCAGGTACCTGTGGCAAGCCGGATTCGCCTCGATTTCTTACGCGAACTCACGTTAAATTACTTAATTCTATAAAAATCTGTAAGATCATTCTTTCTGGATTTTATAGAAGTTTTCATAATTTCCAATCAAACTGAAAAATAAAAAAATTTGAATATTCTCGTGGTTCGATCGAGCAGATTATTGTATAAGAACCAAGGATCAATAAAATCTAATTTTAGTCGAACTTCATACGTTTGATCGTTTTTAAAATTAACTTAGAATGAAGTTTACAAGCTTCTTCCAACCCTTGATACAAAAGAAAACTTTTTTTAGCGATTCCTAATCTTTCATTTTTCTTTTCTTCCAAAGTCAAACCACCTTCATAACCCTCCGTGATCATCAAAACGGTTCTTTGAATACTTAAACCTAAAATTTCAGTAAGTCCTTTACGGGAAGAAACTTCTTCATCAATACGGTCCATCTCTTTTAAATTTTTCAGAATCTGATCTTTAAAACGGTTTTCTTCTTTTACTTGAAAATACAGACGCTCCGAAAGAATTCTACCTTGAGTTACTTTTTCAATAAAACCCTTTAATTGATCAGATAACACATTCAATTCGGAAAGAATTTTTTTCTTCGATATAAATCGGGAAAAGTTTTGTGCAACATCGTCTTCGTTTTTTGAAAATGAATTTGTTTCGCTAACATACGCTTGTGAGAAATGGGATTTATAGTTTAAAAAATCAGATTCGAGTCGTTCTTTTTCGGAGATAAAAAGAATTTGGTTCCGGATCGATTCCACAAACTTCAAATCACATTCATTTTCTTGAATGTATTTTGAAAAGTCCATATTAGGAATTCCATCTAAAACAACTCCGTCTTTTCCGAAATTGAACCAAGGGCTTTTTTTAGGATGTTCCTCGAACCATTTTTTGAAAATAAGAAGTTTTTCATTAGTCCTAATTTCTCCACCTCGAATCGAAACCGCTTTTTTTACGGGAAGAGCGGTCATCTGTTTATGATTATGATATTCCCTTCTCAGTTTTCTGGATTCTACATGATTAAGTCTCTCTTCTAAAACGGCACCCTTACAATGTGCAAGTTTATTTGGAAAAGAAAGATCCTGACCCACAAGAAGAATATTCCTTGCTTTCATCTTTTCCGCAAGACTGACAGCGTTAGTCGAAACAGATCCTCCAAAATCCACAACTCCAATTTCTTCTTCTGGTTTAGAAGAAAGAATTCGAATCAAAGGAAACGGAGAAGAAGTAAAAAAACCGTTTTTAAATTCACCGGGTAGTCTCAAAGAATGATACGAAGAAGTAGGATCGAAAACGATCTTAGCATTGCCGTTATAACCTTCCAAATATTTCGTATTAAGAACCTGAGGATCGACAGAAAAAACCAGATCCGGATCAATTCCAAAATTCCAAAGAACCATCAACGCGGTATCCACAGCGATTAAAATCAAATTCTTTTTATAAGTTTTAATATCATTCAAAGAAAGAATCAAAGAAGGTCCGGCCCCACAAACGAGAATGTCCGCCTTACCTTTACAAATTCCGAATAAAGAACGTATCGGCTGCATCGATGTAAGTTGAGGAAGATTGGAAATAAAATTCCGAGTCCAGATCTTTTCAAAACGAGTTAAAGTGGAAATATTTACGTCCTTTTTATGGAAAAAACTTTCAGAGATAAAACGTAGTTCTTCGTATGAATCTTTTTTCCATCGATTACTTCCTCGATGCGGAATAAAACTGATCGGAAAACCCGAAATCCCTCTAAAAGCGGAATAAAGATCTTCTTCTAAAATAGGAGACAATAAAATCCTAAGTCTACCGGATTCTAAAAAATCTGAGTAATCAAAAATAGAAAGCGCATAACGTAAAACTTCAGGAACAACTTCCATCCAAACGGCAGTTACATTCTTAAACTTTAAACTTTCTTGAACTACATAACCGATTCCGGCACCAAAAAAAAGAAAAACTCTTTCCTCATCCTCTTTTTTTAAACCTTCCAGAAGACGTTTGGATTCAGTGATCGGATCCATTAAACTGTGAAGCGCGATACCTTCTGCAATTAAAACGGGATGTCCGGTTTTGGAAGTTTTGATTTCTAGAGAAGAACTAAAAGTTGAAACCTGAGAAATGGAAAATACCGGAGAAGCTGAAGTGTCAGTTCCTTCTAACTGGGATACATTCGAAGAAGAAGTTGCAATCGATTTAAGAATTTTTTCCCGTATCAAAGGGAAAACAATGGATAAACTTTTTAAGTTTTTTTCAAGAACCGACGAAGTCGAATAGATCATAATTTTAGAATATACTATTTATTTGAAATATAAATTAAGTCTTCTATCTCCGGTCTTTTTTCCAGGAGCGGGTTCCTGCTCGTAACAAAATCCGCTTCCATGAAATTTAACCGAAATTCCGAGAGGTCTTACTATTTCTAAAACTTCTCGTTTGCTTTTTCCAATTAGATCCGGAATCCCATCAACATTAGTCTCCTTTATGTTCTTCCTTTGAAAACGTTTGAGAGAAACGTTTAAGGTTCGTTCTCCTTGTTCAATAATTGGAATGATATTTTCCACAACTTCTTTAAAAACCGGAGCGGCCAACCCTCCTCCGGAATGAGTTCCACCTTTCGGTTCGTCAAAAAGAATCAAACCCACAATCTTAGGTCGTTCCGCCGGAAAAAATCCTAAAAAAGAAGCGGACCACAAACCTTCCACATAACCCTTTCCGGAGACGGCTTTTTGACCGGTTCCAGTTTTGCCAGCGATCGAATATTCCTGAATGTAAGCGTTTTTTCCGGTTCCGGATTGAACCACTCTAGTCATCGCTCTGAGAATTTTTTCCGTAGTGTAGTCTCTAATTCCAATCGGAGTTTCTTGAGTTTTAAACTCGTGAAGAATTTCTCCGTAAGAATCGCTGAAATGAGAAACCACTCTAGGAGTTAACATCCTTCCTCCATTGACAACGGAAGCCGCCGAAGCAACCAATTGAATCGGTGTCACCGAAATTCCTTGACCGATCGCCATAAACATAGAAGTAGCGGGAGTCCATTTTTTCAAAGGAGGAAAATAACCCGCGGATTCGTTCGGTAGAAATCCTGTTTTTTCTCCAAATTGAAACTTCTTCATATAATCATAAAGTAATGTTTCCGGGATTTTTTGAGAAGCCTTGATGATTCCAACGTTGCAGGAATATTGAAGGATTTCCTCTAAGTTCAAATGTCCGTGAGCTTCCGTACATTTGATTTTTGTTTTTCCAAGTTCCACATATCCGGGACAGTGAAACTTCTCGTCCGAACGTATTAGATTTTCATTGAATAGTACGGATGCCAAAAAAATTTTCATCGTAGAACCCGGTTCGTAGACGTGACGAATCGCCCAATTTGTATGGGAATCTTCTCCCGATTCGTTATATTGATTTGGATCGAATGCAGGAAAGGAAGCAGATGCAAGAATCTTTCCGGTATTGATCTCCATTAAAATTCCGATGGCTTTTTTAGAACCGGTTTCTTCGAATCTTTTTCCGAGAGCCTTTTCAAGTTTATACTGGATCAAACCATCAATAGTCAGATGTAAATTACTACCTCTAGACGAATCAGATTCAGTTGGAGTCATTAAGTCTTGATTGTATTGAACTTCCAAACCGGAAAGTGCCCGGTCGTCGTCCATTCCTGTAAAACCGATCAAACTGGAAGCGAGATTGCCATGTGGATAAACTCGTTTATATTCCTTTTCTCTTCTTACACCTGGAAGTGCAAGATCCATAATTTTGTTACCAAGAGATTCGTCGATTTCTCTCTTTAAAAGAAAATAACGACTCTTTTCTCGAATCATAGCTTCGATTTTTTCGGCAGACATATCCAAGTAAGGAGCCAATTGAACTGCTGTAAAATTTGGATCGTAGATATTTGCTGGATAAATTCCGATCGTTGCCGAATCCACGGTCATAGCGAGTTCGATTCCTCTTCGATCGTAGATCGCTCCTCTCATGATTCTATCTCCAGTTTTTAGAACCACTTCTCGTTCATTCCAAAACGTGAGGAAGATAACTCTTCCGGTTAGTACACAAAATAAAATACAAAGAAAAGAAAATAGAATCGTGAGTCTGGTTTTACGGGAATTCATTCTCTTTGTACAAGATCGGCCAAAACTTAAATTTTGAAAAGAGCTGTTTTAAAGTTGTAATGAAATCATTTAGATTATTACTCAGAACTACATAATAGAGCATCTACTCGGACGCATGATAATAATTCTATTCTTAAGTCTATTTCAAAACTTAAAATGTGGGATCTCACACAAAAAAGCCAACGATTCTAGGTTTAGC
The nucleotide sequence above comes from Leptospira kirschneri serovar Cynopteri str. 3522 CT. Encoded proteins:
- a CDS encoding motility associated factor glycosyltransferase family protein gives rise to the protein MIYSTSSVLEKNLKSLSIVFPLIREKILKSIATSSSNVSQLEGTDTSASPVFSISQVSTFSSSLEIKTSKTGHPVLIAEGIALHSLMDPITESKRLLEGLKKEDEERVFLFFGAGIGYVVQESLKFKNVTAVWMEVVPEVLRYALSIFDYSDFLESGRLRILLSPILEEDLYSAFRGISGFPISFIPHRGSNRWKKDSYEELRFISESFFHKKDVNISTLTRFEKIWTRNFISNLPQLTSMQPIRSLFGICKGKADILVCGAGPSLILSLNDIKTYKKNLILIAVDTALMVLWNFGIDPDLVFSVDPQVLNTKYLEGYNGNAKIVFDPTSSYHSLRLPGEFKNGFFTSSPFPLIRILSSKPEEEIGVVDFGGSVSTNAVSLAEKMKARNILLVGQDLSFPNKLAHCKGAVLEERLNHVESRKLRREYHNHKQMTALPVKKAVSIRGGEIRTNEKLLIFKKWFEEHPKKSPWFNFGKDGVVLDGIPNMDFSKYIQENECDLKFVESIRNQILFISEKERLESDFLNYKSHFSQAYVSETNSFSKNEDDVAQNFSRFISKKKILSELNVLSDQLKGFIEKVTQGRILSERLYFQVKEENRFKDQILKNLKEMDRIDEEVSSRKGLTEILGLSIQRTVLMITEGYEGGLTLEEKKNERLGIAKKSFLLYQGLEEACKLHSKLILKTIKRMKFD
- a CDS encoding DUF1835 domain-containing protein codes for the protein MKKTEYSEIQISFSETTTYDLKRLNQKVTTFCWDDLSIGPIYQINTEVGQQKRQQWLFKNISSDYYKEEDYFSDFTQCLKEIDSIPKDLPMTIWKGDCAGDHLGFCFILSLLEGQNQIRVIHASKVYKELFHKEYEVFRTGQLSLEEISKIYEKSKEIPFLTDLEKTDLKKEWETFLNSTNLLRIRKGDRVVSAEENHLDSFIIECAKKLDAQNSFCDAIRLIGTALGNYEQLIQDRFWEYRLRVLITQGIFKMEGSLESYFTYKVKLVIG
- a CDS encoding OmpA family protein, which codes for MRILQTLLTLILSLLLFSGLQSEDKNSSSKKLSDSASWIPKENFTQLASQREKLKNVSHNETFKLEIGYKLLTGKILQFGKLLNSENAYVPIESNEITSELSLLNDKTVRILCSMKGSTCNPIRYGIYPFLDSKEIKPWTIKKIPDYVNHNIFAFNPTVSPDGKYLFWTAYVKRGKSGTQKIWYSKLDEKGLWEDGKEMSAPLNNEMPSAVISALPGGNELFVFGTFGEKELLDELSKNFETKVDLAARSSKNSNEYRKKIEELRAEYDEKTKQISSRVPLYKSFREKDSWSKPSILKFPDFYNLYRKRNDSSQEIFGGSTLSSSGRILIYSSQHKDSKGRLDLYVSKMLNDGSFPLGTNLGEVINTTHEEMAPFLASDDRTLYFSSDGHKGLSIYMTKRIGEGWDQWTKPVEVSENLKGVNFFSIPANSDWAYISKDGRLFMAYLPKEMRPEKVVVVNGKVLDTDGNPLSADIHYESLKSHEKIGSAKSDPSNGNFSIILPFGENYGFYAQKKGYLPVSQNLNLTSKKKFSEKVEVILQLPPIRDRGSIQINNLFFESKSFQIAPESAPELDRLAEIVKENPDIEIQIEGHTDNVGKKKDNLILSEKRAAAVAEYLFQKHSISKARIQTKGFGDSVPLSKNDSEEARKKNRRVNFTILKKSK
- a CDS encoding ABC-F family ATPase; translation: MISTSGLTLNFGKKILFENVTVKFKENCRYGLIGANGSGKSTFMKILAGMEQAASGSISIDAGLKLGYLKQDHYEYENETVLNTVIMGDKELWEVSQERDAIYSKPEMSDEDGIRVSELEEKYGELGGYEAESTAGELLEGLGIPTSSHTQTLAYLTGGFKLRVLLAQVLFQKPDILLLDEPTNHLDIKTIHWLEEFLTNYRGVVIVISHDRHFINSIATHIADLDYQSLTVYPGNYDDFMEASTMARERLLDENKRKKEKIAELQDFVNRFSANASKSKQATSRQKQIEKIKLDDVKPSSRVSPYIRFKMKKTLGKDVILAENISKSYDRPIFKDFTINITKGEKIAIIGTNGVGKTTLLKTLMKQIEPDTGKVAMGDSVTSSIFPQDHREGILEDADTLVDWLYRYADPGTEMEEIRAILGRMLFSGDMAKKPTNVLSGGEKSRLIIGRMIISGDNLLALDEPTNHLDLETIEALNYALSIFEGTVIFVSHDREFVSSLATRVIEVSTEGIRDFKGTYEDFLEREGAEFYKRLSGGPVLAET
- a CDS encoding penicillin-binding protein, translating into MNSRKTRLTILFSFLCILFCVLTGRVIFLTFWNEREVVLKTGDRIMRGAIYDRRGIELAMTVDSATIGIYPANIYDPNFTAVQLAPYLDMSAEKIEAMIREKSRYFLLKREIDESLGNKIMDLALPGVRREKEYKRVYPHGNLASSLIGFTGMDDDRALSGLEVQYNQDLMTPTESDSSRGSNLHLTIDGLIQYKLEKALGKRFEETGSKKAIGILMEINTGKILASASFPAFDPNQYNESGEDSHTNWAIRHVYEPGSTMKIFLASVLFNENLIRSDEKFHCPGYVELGKTKIKCTEAHGHLNLEEILQYSCNVGIIKASQKIPETLLYDYMKKFQFGEKTGFLPNESAGYFPPLKKWTPATSMFMAIGQGISVTPIQLVASAASVVNGGRMLTPRVVSHFSDSYGEILHEFKTQETPIGIRDYTTEKILRAMTRVVQSGTGKNAYIQEYSIAGKTGTGQKAVSGKGYVEGLWSASFLGFFPAERPKIVGLILFDEPKGGTHSGGGLAAPVFKEVVENIIPIIEQGERTLNVSLKRFQRKNIKETNVDGIPDLIGKSKREVLEIVRPLGISVKFHGSGFCYEQEPAPGKKTGDRRLNLYFK